One Photobacterium sp. TY1-4 genomic window carries:
- a CDS encoding M16 family metallopeptidase, which translates to MRQHNAPRRLHFCLALLSVLSAMNPALSLATSHPEPIEEVTAMPLAPHYHLSRLDNGMQVILIKTDSSQPGASVRMRIAAGSLQEDAGYEPGLAHFLEHMAFNGSTHLRENEMVPFLEKHGISFGSHLNAETLFDETIYKLETPDTAESLDAA; encoded by the coding sequence ATGCGACAACACAACGCCCCCCGCCGGCTTCATTTCTGCCTGGCATTACTCAGTGTCCTTTCAGCCATGAATCCCGCCTTGTCCCTCGCCACCAGCCATCCGGAACCCATTGAAGAAGTTACCGCTATGCCACTGGCGCCACATTACCATCTTTCCCGTCTCGATAACGGCATGCAGGTTATTTTGATTAAAACCGACAGCTCTCAGCCCGGTGCATCGGTCAGAATGCGGATAGCCGCAGGTTCATTACAGGAAGACGCTGGCTATGAGCCGGGCCTGGCCCACTTTTTGGAACATATGGCATTCAATGGCTCAACTCACCTCAGAGAAAATGAGATGGTCCCCTTTCTGGAAAAGCATGGGATCTCATTCGGCTCACACCTCAATGCCGAAACCCTGTTCGACGAGACCATTTATAAGTTAGAGACGCCGGATACCGCAGAGAGCCTGGATGCCGCTTGA
- a CDS encoding alpha/beta hydrolase family esterase: protein MKHTMPFFSNLNLRRLFIALFMVSTLAAAAPDPGSDLSRQTITVKGIVRDFYLHLPPPDKTSTSAAAVVIALHGGGRTDGDELAQRAGFERLAAQDGMIIVYPNGITAQWNDGREKAARRSREVMSVDDVGFLSALIEHLVAEYHADPKRIFMMGLSNGGMMTLRMGCEASEKLAAIAPVIANMPANLINRCTPKTSLPVLLMNGTADPLVPWSGGDVGFLTKKMGKVASTDATLEFWLRQNHCDPLPSITIFADINTDDHSRVRRLRYQCQPSPLEVVLYQIEGGGHNFPGSRTPDLPRLLGPKNMDIHGAQEIWQFFKQHGL, encoded by the coding sequence ATGAAGCACACCATGCCCTTCTTTTCCAACCTGAACTTGCGACGACTGTTCATCGCACTGTTCATGGTATCAACGCTTGCTGCCGCTGCTCCGGATCCCGGCTCGGATCTCTCCCGCCAGACCATCACGGTCAAGGGTATAGTGCGGGACTTCTACCTGCATTTGCCGCCACCCGATAAGACATCCACGTCAGCGGCTGCTGTGGTCATCGCTTTACATGGCGGCGGACGAACTGATGGGGATGAACTCGCACAGCGCGCCGGATTTGAGCGACTGGCAGCTCAGGATGGCATGATCATAGTGTATCCAAACGGGATAACCGCGCAATGGAATGACGGCCGGGAGAAAGCCGCCCGGCGGTCGCGTGAAGTGATGTCGGTGGATGATGTTGGCTTTCTGTCAGCCTTAATCGAACACCTAGTTGCCGAATACCATGCAGATCCGAAGCGGATCTTTATGATGGGCCTGTCGAACGGCGGCATGATGACGCTACGCATGGGGTGCGAAGCCAGTGAGAAACTGGCTGCCATTGCGCCGGTCATTGCCAATATGCCAGCCAATCTGATCAATCGCTGCACCCCCAAAACCTCGCTGCCTGTGTTGCTGATGAACGGCACCGCTGATCCACTCGTGCCCTGGTCCGGAGGAGACGTCGGCTTCCTGACGAAGAAAATGGGCAAAGTCGCCTCGACCGACGCTACCCTTGAATTCTGGCTGCGGCAAAACCACTGTGATCCCCTGCCAAGCATCACGATATTTGCCGATATCAACACCGACGATCACTCACGTGTCAGACGCCTGCGCTATCAATGCCAGCCTTCTCCGCTTGAAGTCGTGCTCTATCAAATTGAAGGCGGCGGGCATAATTTTCCCGGCAGCCGGACACCGGATCTTCCCCGCTTGCTGGGTCCGAAAAACATGGATATCCACGGTGCGCAGGAAATATGGCAGTTCTTCAAACAACATGGGCTGTAA
- a CDS encoding autotransporter outer membrane beta-barrel domain-containing protein gives MLIVAQAPGFAAEQQEDDSLAGRLSDEMYQAISDLMLMANDFRGDNVSPKNFRQNPHSQTYVFSAPGRQETALRTSSLRAAAKDSARESRASGTAQPPYSELTVYQDGAYGEQNYTRLGAYFRVDNNPQVRDRAALSAESSREQEGYALTLGGDYLLNDHYLFGLALGLPFYDVNDSNRERGNAGLVASGYFSYFRDNWYLDFTASYALMDTDIERRISFYSDSVVNSANEADSDLWVFALGSGYVFNYDYLNVAFESSIEYTLSDSERYSERLSKGNANYLLSKIDNINELESMRFITGLSISHPFRSSLGIFQPYARGFLHYDVNDGSERIISQLKADQSGSVLPIIVETDDSVYGRVHLGLSGAFNKDWHAYAEASTLVGLDDMSAYAFSVGVSMSLD, from the coding sequence GTGTTGATAGTTGCTCAGGCACCGGGTTTTGCTGCAGAGCAGCAAGAGGATGATAGCCTGGCCGGTCGTTTGTCGGACGAAATGTATCAGGCCATCTCCGATCTGATGCTGATGGCAAACGATTTTCGGGGAGATAATGTCTCACCAAAAAACTTCAGACAAAATCCTCATAGCCAGACGTATGTTTTTTCGGCACCCGGGCGTCAGGAAACCGCGCTTCGAACATCCAGCTTGCGTGCAGCGGCCAAGGACAGTGCACGGGAAAGTCGCGCCTCGGGAACGGCTCAGCCGCCGTATTCTGAATTGACCGTTTACCAGGACGGTGCTTACGGAGAGCAAAACTACACCCGCCTCGGGGCCTATTTTCGGGTGGATAATAATCCGCAGGTTCGAGACCGCGCAGCGTTGAGCGCCGAGTCCTCGCGTGAGCAGGAAGGGTATGCTTTAACTCTGGGCGGTGACTACCTGCTCAATGATCACTACTTGTTTGGCTTGGCCCTCGGGCTGCCGTTTTACGATGTGAACGACAGCAACCGTGAGCGTGGAAATGCCGGCCTGGTTGCTTCCGGTTACTTCAGCTACTTTCGTGACAATTGGTATCTGGACTTCACGGCCAGTTATGCCTTGATGGATACGGACATTGAACGGCGGATCTCGTTTTACAGCGATTCGGTCGTCAACAGCGCCAATGAAGCGGACTCTGATCTGTGGGTCTTCGCCCTTGGCAGTGGGTATGTGTTTAATTATGACTATCTGAATGTTGCGTTTGAAAGCAGCATTGAATATACGCTGTCTGATTCGGAGCGTTATTCTGAGCGGCTATCCAAGGGAAATGCCAATTATCTGCTGTCCAAAATTGATAATATCAATGAACTGGAGTCGATGCGGTTTATTACGGGGTTGAGTATTTCCCATCCGTTTCGTTCCAGTCTCGGGATATTTCAGCCATATGCGCGCGGGTTTCTCCATTATGATGTGAATGACGGTTCTGAGCGCATTATTAGTCAGCTTAAAGCCGATCAATCCGGCAGTGTGTTGCCCATTATTGTCGAAACGGATGATTCCGTCTATGGCCGGGTTCACCTGGGCTTGTCCGGTGCTTTTAACAAAGATTGGCATGCATACGCAGAAGCAAGTACGTTGGTTGGCCTCGATGATATGTCCGCCTACGCGTTTTCTGTCGGTGTGAGTATGTCTTTAGATTAA
- a CDS encoding hydroxymethylglutaryl-CoA lyase, with the protein MTTLPKTARIVEVGARDGLQNEVNVSTEAKIRFINQLSQTGLTHIESGAFVSPKWVPQMADSHDVMTRIDRRPGVIYSALTPNQQGFEQALLAGANQVAIFTSASEGFSQRNINCSIADSHKRFEPVMALAEAHGIPVRGYLSCVADCPYDGPTAPSQVARVARELSELGCYEISLGDTIGTGTPGRIAAMLDQVGSAVPLHRLAVHFHDTWGQALANIYQALCMGVATIDSSTAGLGGCPYAKGASGNVATEDVLYLCQGLGIETGVDLPSVAEAGWAICRELGKQPTSKASLALQAKADHRHNR; encoded by the coding sequence ATGACCACTCTCCCCAAAACCGCCCGAATCGTTGAAGTCGGCGCCCGGGATGGCTTGCAGAATGAAGTGAACGTCAGTACGGAAGCCAAGATTCGTTTCATCAACCAGCTTTCACAAACCGGGTTGACCCATATTGAATCCGGGGCTTTTGTTTCCCCGAAATGGGTGCCGCAGATGGCTGACTCCCACGATGTTATGACCCGAATTGATCGCCGACCGGGGGTGATCTATTCGGCCCTGACCCCAAACCAGCAAGGATTTGAGCAGGCCTTGCTGGCCGGGGCCAATCAAGTCGCTATCTTTACATCGGCTTCTGAGGGATTCAGCCAGCGCAATATTAATTGCTCGATTGCCGACAGCCACAAGCGGTTTGAACCCGTGATGGCGCTGGCTGAGGCCCATGGTATCCCGGTGCGAGGATACCTCTCCTGTGTCGCCGATTGTCCTTATGATGGCCCGACCGCACCATCGCAGGTTGCCCGGGTTGCACGGGAACTCAGCGAACTCGGCTGCTACGAAATCTCCCTCGGAGATACCATCGGCACCGGGACGCCCGGGCGCATCGCCGCGATGCTGGATCAGGTCGGCAGCGCAGTTCCCTTGCACCGCCTGGCCGTACATTTTCACGATACCTGGGGGCAGGCGCTGGCAAATATCTACCAGGCGCTTTGCATGGGGGTCGCCACCATTGACAGCAGTACCGCTGGCCTGGGAGGATGCCCCTACGCCAAGGGCGCCAGCGGCAATGTTGCAACCGAAGATGTTCTCTATCTATGTCAGGGACTCGGCATTGAAACCGGCGTCGATTTACCGAGCGTTGCCGAAGCCGGCTGGGCGATTTGCCGCGAGCTGGGCAAACAGCCGACCTCAAAAGCATCCCTGGCGCTGCAGGCAAAAGCTGACCACCGACACAACCGCTGA
- a CDS encoding acetyl-CoA carboxylase biotin carboxylase subunit — protein MNKFTDKTLVSLSKDASFESSDPQMSTSPAHHDQAEGEPASSATVIATATASRKITRLLVANRGEIACRIMKTAQAMGIETIAVYSEADRHAKHVRMADHAVLIGPASAQASYLNVSRIIEAATALDADAIHPGYGFLSENAELAQACQQNDLIFIGPPVKAMLAMSSKSEAKSIMACAQVPLLPGYHGEDNDLNILVKAAADIGYPVLVKAALGGGGKGMRIVEHADALPEAIQSAKREARSAFGDDLVLIEKYLTNPRHIEVQVFADMNGNTVYLSDRDCSIQRRHQKIVEEAPAPNLPEHLRTAMGEAAVNAAKAIGYVGAGTVEFLLDGQGQFYFMEMNTRLQVEHPVTELVTGQDLVHWQICVAEGSPLPLQQHEISHRGHAMEVRIYAEDPAQDFLPSSGTLAYLAEPEHSAPLIPGGVQVRVDSGICQGDIVTSHYDPMLAKLIVWSPERHETIRQLSSALAEYRIVGLETNISYLQQIINHPVFVQAAMTTHFIQDHQDDLNGDDAPAIAFPPNQQGDAPIAVPLTALFAALSAIKPTSPMSHWRLNQRPYHVVPVRTLKGETYLFRFEIAPVDPAIGTSQGSLSLTQITIDDQLHDLDISHNHNRIRLMTMPPQADSQLFEIELQTKRYRFTHVHHETKTHIFYQRWHIPYLTGHDIEREQSHEDQAQQAVAPLNGIVTALLCQAGNTVEKDQPLLVIEAMKMEYTVRAPHPGTLSAVLYAIGDQVAHGDLLVEFTE, from the coding sequence ATGAATAAGTTTACGGACAAAACTCTTGTTTCCCTGAGCAAGGACGCGTCTTTTGAGTCCTCCGATCCTCAAATGAGCACAAGCCCGGCCCACCATGACCAGGCCGAAGGTGAACCAGCGTCATCCGCTACCGTCATCGCCACTGCCACTGCCAGCCGTAAAATAACCCGGCTACTGGTGGCCAACCGGGGTGAAATCGCCTGTCGGATCATGAAAACTGCACAGGCGATGGGCATTGAAACCATTGCGGTATACTCGGAAGCCGACCGACATGCCAAGCATGTCCGTATGGCCGACCACGCGGTGCTGATCGGGCCGGCATCGGCACAAGCTTCCTATCTGAACGTCTCCCGAATCATCGAGGCTGCCACCGCGCTGGATGCCGATGCCATTCACCCCGGCTACGGTTTTCTGTCTGAAAATGCCGAGCTGGCGCAAGCCTGCCAGCAAAATGACCTGATTTTTATCGGTCCTCCGGTCAAAGCCATGCTGGCTATGAGCTCAAAGTCTGAAGCAAAAAGCATTATGGCGTGCGCCCAAGTTCCGCTCCTGCCCGGTTATCATGGCGAGGACAATGACCTGAATATTCTGGTTAAAGCCGCAGCGGATATCGGTTACCCGGTGTTGGTCAAAGCCGCGCTGGGTGGCGGCGGCAAGGGGATGCGGATTGTCGAACATGCTGACGCGCTGCCGGAGGCGATACAAAGTGCCAAACGCGAAGCCCGATCCGCGTTTGGCGACGATCTGGTTCTGATTGAAAAATACCTGACCAATCCACGCCATATCGAAGTTCAGGTCTTTGCCGATATGAACGGCAATACCGTCTATCTGTCCGATCGGGACTGCTCAATCCAGCGTCGGCATCAGAAAATTGTCGAAGAAGCCCCGGCACCAAACCTGCCGGAGCACTTACGCACGGCGATGGGTGAAGCAGCCGTCAATGCCGCCAAGGCCATCGGCTACGTGGGAGCCGGAACCGTCGAATTTCTGCTGGATGGGCAAGGTCAGTTCTACTTCATGGAAATGAACACCCGGCTACAGGTTGAACATCCGGTGACGGAACTCGTGACCGGACAGGATCTCGTTCACTGGCAGATCTGCGTAGCAGAAGGCAGCCCCCTTCCATTGCAGCAACATGAAATTTCACACCGGGGACACGCGATGGAAGTCCGAATTTATGCCGAAGATCCGGCTCAGGATTTTCTGCCCTCGTCCGGTACCCTGGCCTACCTGGCCGAGCCCGAGCATAGCGCCCCGCTCATACCTGGCGGCGTGCAAGTCCGGGTTGACTCAGGTATCTGTCAAGGTGACATCGTCACTTCTCATTATGATCCGATGCTGGCCAAACTCATCGTCTGGTCGCCTGAGCGGCACGAAACCATCCGCCAACTCTCATCAGCGCTGGCGGAATACCGGATCGTCGGTTTGGAAACCAACATCAGCTACCTCCAGCAGATCATCAACCATCCGGTGTTCGTCCAGGCCGCGATGACCACTCACTTCATTCAGGATCATCAGGATGACCTGAACGGAGACGATGCACCGGCCATTGCGTTCCCGCCTAATCAGCAAGGTGACGCGCCGATTGCAGTCCCACTCACGGCGCTCTTTGCTGCGCTATCTGCCATCAAACCAACATCGCCGATGAGTCACTGGCGGCTGAACCAACGCCCTTATCACGTTGTCCCGGTTCGAACCCTGAAAGGAGAAACCTATCTGTTTCGCTTCGAGATCGCCCCGGTCGATCCGGCGATTGGCACCAGCCAGGGCTCGCTATCCCTGACCCAAATCACCATCGACGATCAGCTTCACGACCTGGATATCAGTCACAACCACAATCGCATTCGTCTGATGACCATGCCCCCACAGGCTGACAGCCAGTTGTTTGAGATTGAGCTCCAAACAAAGCGCTACCGCTTCACTCACGTCCATCATGAGACGAAAACGCATATTTTTTATCAGCGCTGGCACATCCCGTACCTAACCGGTCACGATATCGAGCGGGAGCAATCGCACGAAGATCAGGCGCAGCAAGCCGTTGCCCCGCTCAACGGCATTGTTACCGCCCTCCTTTGCCAAGCCGGTAATACCGTCGAAAAAGATCAACCGCTGCTGGTGATTGAAGCGATGAAAATGGAATATACCGTCCGAGCCCCGCACCCGGGCACTCTCTCGGCGGTGTTGTATGCGATCGGCGATCAGGTGGCGCATGGCGACCTACTGGTTGAGTTTACGGAATAG
- a CDS encoding enoyl-CoA hydratase-related protein translates to MTQQHNGKPARDYDPGHWHCTADAEVLCTVTESGIATLTFNRVSKHNAFHAAIIQSLLGYLRKLKHHPGLRVLLLKANGKHFSAGADLEWMMSMAEHSVKKNRADALELAALLYELDTFPTPTIAQIQGSAFGGALGLICCCDIAVASPDARFCLSEVRIGLLPATIGPYVCRTIGQRQARRYMLTAESMDATTAQQLGLLHEISEQPETRVEELVALLLENSPQSLAQTKLLCQLCDQHEIDPALMKKTSQLIADIRVSPEGQEGLAAFFARRPPAWSPRYE, encoded by the coding sequence ATGACGCAGCAACACAATGGGAAACCGGCACGTGATTACGATCCCGGACATTGGCACTGTACGGCAGATGCCGAAGTGCTCTGTACCGTGACCGAGTCAGGCATTGCCACCCTGACCTTCAACCGGGTCAGCAAACACAATGCGTTTCATGCGGCGATCATCCAGAGTCTGCTCGGCTATCTGCGCAAGCTCAAGCATCATCCCGGTCTGCGGGTGCTGCTCCTGAAGGCAAACGGCAAGCACTTCTCCGCCGGTGCCGATCTGGAATGGATGATGTCGATGGCAGAGCACAGTGTGAAGAAGAACCGCGCCGACGCACTGGAGCTGGCAGCTTTGCTGTATGAGTTAGATACCTTCCCAACACCGACCATTGCCCAGATTCAGGGCAGTGCCTTCGGTGGTGCCCTGGGGCTGATTTGTTGTTGCGACATCGCGGTTGCCAGCCCCGACGCCCGATTCTGCCTGAGCGAAGTCCGGATCGGGTTATTGCCGGCAACCATCGGCCCCTACGTCTGCCGGACTATCGGACAACGTCAGGCGCGCCGCTATATGCTGACCGCCGAGTCCATGGACGCTACGACCGCACAGCAACTGGGATTGCTGCACGAGATCTCAGAGCAACCGGAAACCCGGGTTGAAGAGCTGGTCGCCCTTTTGCTTGAGAACAGCCCGCAATCGCTGGCGCAAACCAAATTGCTCTGCCAGCTCTGTGATCAACATGAAATCGATCCGGCACTGATGAAAAAAACCAGCCAGCTGATTGCTGATATTCGCGTATCCCCCGAAGGCCAGGAAGGACTGGCCGCCTTTTTTGCCCGGCGACCACCGGCATGGAGCCCCCGCTATGAATAA